A genomic window from Brevibacillus agri includes:
- the yycF gene encoding response regulator YycF — translation MAKLLVVDDEKPIADILKFTFEKEGYQVVCAYDGDEALVVVQDERPDLILLDVMLPGRDGMDVCRAVRQTHDVPIIMLTAKDSELDKVLGLELGADDYVTKPFSTRELVARVKAHLRRHRPRAEEKDSQHLLRVHELEIDLNSYTVEKAGEPLDLTHREFELLMYLARHQGQVLTREHLLQSVWGFDYFGDVRTVDVTIRRLREKIEDDPSQPKYIITRRGLGYTMRNPGVGGTPG, via the coding sequence ATGGCAAAACTCCTCGTGGTAGACGATGAAAAGCCGATTGCAGATATATTGAAGTTCACGTTTGAAAAAGAAGGGTATCAGGTCGTGTGCGCCTACGATGGCGACGAAGCGCTTGTTGTCGTTCAGGATGAGCGGCCGGATTTGATTTTGCTCGATGTCATGCTGCCGGGCAGGGACGGAATGGACGTCTGTCGGGCTGTCCGGCAAACGCACGACGTGCCGATCATCATGCTGACGGCAAAGGACTCGGAGCTGGATAAAGTGCTGGGGCTGGAGCTGGGAGCGGATGATTACGTGACCAAGCCTTTCAGTACCCGTGAGCTGGTGGCGCGGGTCAAAGCGCATTTGCGCCGCCACCGCCCAAGAGCCGAGGAAAAAGACAGCCAGCATCTGCTGCGTGTGCACGAGCTGGAAATTGATTTGAACTCGTACACGGTGGAGAAGGCGGGAGAACCGCTGGATCTGACGCACCGCGAGTTTGAGCTGCTGATGTACTTGGCCCGTCATCAGGGACAAGTTTTGACGCGGGAGCACTTGCTTCAGTCGGTGTGGGGCTTCGACTATTTTGGCGATGTACGGACGGTGGACGTCACGATCCGCCGCTTGCGCGAAAAGATCGAGGACGACCCGAGCCAGCCGAAGTACATTATTACGCGGCGCGGATTAGGCTACACCATGCGCAATCCCGGGGTGGGAGGCACGCCTGGATGA
- a CDS encoding S1C family serine protease has product MGFYDDLTHVERKKRSGSIGRTVLTSVTSAVIGGMVVLLMLPTLSNSGYINMVKPGASNVMSNPAANLFATPVSVKVETGTVNAVKKVENAVVGVINIGRARSNWFSNTQDVEQGEGSGVIFEKKGGKAHIITNYHVIDQAQKLEIALPTGEKVDAKVLGADPYADLAVLEIDGSKVTAVAELGDSSTLQVGEPAIAIGNPLGMKFSRTVTQGIISSLERSMPMDFNEDGQDDWELDVLQTDAAINPGNSGGALVNIQGQVIGINTLKISKAGVEGLGFALPINDVKVIVSELMEKGKLERAYLGVQPFDLTNVPRVHWKETLNLPDEVKAGVVIQGEVGKFSPAGEVGLRQYDVIVKMDNKDIANGAQLRKFLTLNKKPGDTVVITYYRDGFKKTATVKLTKTPQ; this is encoded by the coding sequence ATGGGGTTTTACGATGATTTGACTCACGTGGAGCGGAAAAAACGAAGCGGTTCTATCGGTCGCACTGTCTTGACGTCCGTAACGTCGGCGGTGATTGGGGGAATGGTCGTCCTGCTCATGCTGCCGACTCTCTCCAACTCCGGATATATCAATATGGTCAAGCCAGGAGCGTCAAACGTCATGAGCAATCCCGCGGCCAACCTGTTTGCCACGCCTGTATCTGTAAAGGTAGAAACCGGTACAGTAAACGCAGTGAAAAAAGTGGAGAACGCGGTTGTCGGCGTCATCAATATCGGCCGTGCCCGCAGCAATTGGTTCAGCAATACGCAAGATGTCGAGCAGGGTGAAGGTTCTGGCGTCATTTTCGAGAAAAAGGGCGGCAAAGCCCACATCATCACCAACTACCACGTCATCGACCAGGCGCAGAAGCTGGAAATCGCCTTGCCGACAGGGGAAAAGGTGGACGCGAAGGTTTTGGGTGCTGACCCGTACGCCGACCTCGCCGTCCTGGAAATCGACGGCTCCAAGGTAACCGCCGTTGCCGAGCTGGGGGACTCCTCCACGCTGCAAGTAGGCGAGCCGGCGATCGCCATCGGGAACCCTCTGGGCATGAAGTTTTCCCGCACGGTGACACAGGGCATCATCAGTTCTCTGGAGCGCTCCATGCCGATGGACTTTAACGAAGACGGCCAGGACGACTGGGAGCTGGATGTTTTGCAAACGGACGCAGCGATCAACCCGGGCAACAGCGGTGGCGCACTCGTCAACATTCAAGGACAGGTCATCGGGATCAATACGCTGAAAATCTCCAAAGCCGGTGTAGAAGGTCTTGGTTTTGCCCTGCCGATCAATGACGTGAAAGTCATCGTCAGCGAGTTGATGGAAAAAGGCAAGCTGGAACGCGCTTACCTCGGCGTACAGCCATTCGACCTGACCAACGTGCCGCGCGTGCATTGGAAAGAAACCTTGAACCTGCCGGATGAAGTAAAAGCAGGGGTCGTCATCCAAGGCGAAGTCGGCAAATTCTCCCCAGCGGGCGAAGTCGGCCTGAGACAATACGACGTCATCGTCAAAATGGACAACAAGGACATTGCCAACGGCGCTCAACTGCGCAAGTTCCTGACCTTGAACAAAAAGCCGGGCGACACGGTTGTGATTACGTACTACCGTGACGGCTTCAAGAAGACGGCTACTGTCAAGCTGACGAAAACACCGCAGTGA
- a CDS encoding CxxH/CxxC protein, translated as MDKMMESIRIEGKEVELQAGYPVRFSCMEHLEQELDDYVNDFETAPDTYPAQAIDDSAADKRCRVCGEPGQIALLKEKGM; from the coding sequence ATGGACAAGATGATGGAAAGCATTCGCATAGAGGGCAAGGAAGTGGAGCTGCAAGCGGGATATCCGGTGCGTTTTTCCTGCATGGAGCATCTGGAGCAGGAACTGGATGACTACGTGAACGACTTCGAGACGGCACCGGACACGTATCCGGCACAGGCGATCGACGACAGCGCAGCCGACAAGCGCTGCCGGGTATGCGGCGAGCCAGGCCAGATTGCGCTTTTGAAAGAGAAAGGAATGTAG
- a CDS encoding YycH family regulatory protein, translated as MKRMLEPAKTVLLILLVVASFCLTAMLWSNQPNLQFIEPAQYTESKPVKEKTLEQLVTPESVVFHYGEERHTRAVATDAPYSLIVSEMSKWIFLDFSPFALSNEKWGEIAREKLGLEVRFRSTVPLSIVSRLVTFRDEYDSGIKGIDRLWLYYEKDEDVVYALFLSTEEGRMMRSRTSISPKDLRESYLASGSSMPEQIMKVVRPERTYSVLEGPTPIWSMYYLPKNQMRMQQFRYSYVPVTNERLMEAYFIDQSLVRQIMERDKTVIFTDGSRSIQLRAEQQAITFTDPAYQQRAQELSDEEKVQSAVTFINKHLGWLDDFHFERIKKSYNEKDLITFRQYVGAYPLVSTSEPIQIDTIQITSEAGQVVTMSRSLLDLDKYIGNNEQTIMSGPELYKLIRDKKLADTEQITNAYLAYQTVIGDGYVDLVPTWIVELANQGNLYILARVKQGGGGAHGLE; from the coding sequence ATGAAGCGGATGCTGGAGCCTGCCAAGACCGTCTTGCTGATCCTGCTGGTCGTGGCCAGCTTTTGCCTGACAGCTATGCTGTGGTCGAACCAGCCCAATTTGCAGTTCATCGAGCCCGCACAATACACAGAGTCCAAACCGGTTAAGGAAAAGACGCTGGAGCAATTGGTGACCCCGGAGTCGGTCGTGTTTCATTACGGGGAAGAGCGCCATACGCGTGCAGTAGCGACAGATGCGCCTTACAGCCTGATCGTAAGCGAGATGTCGAAATGGATTTTCCTCGATTTCTCCCCGTTTGCGCTGTCCAATGAAAAGTGGGGGGAAATTGCCCGGGAAAAGTTGGGGCTGGAGGTCCGGTTTCGCAGTACAGTACCGCTGTCGATCGTATCGCGACTGGTCACGTTTCGCGACGAGTATGACAGCGGCATCAAGGGCATTGACCGCTTGTGGCTGTACTACGAAAAAGACGAGGACGTCGTCTATGCGCTGTTTCTCTCGACAGAGGAAGGTCGCATGATGCGTTCGCGTACTTCGATCAGCCCAAAAGATTTGCGGGAGTCGTACTTGGCTTCCGGCAGTTCTATGCCGGAGCAAATCATGAAGGTCGTCAGGCCGGAGCGGACTTATTCGGTACTCGAAGGCCCGACGCCGATCTGGAGCATGTATTACTTGCCGAAAAACCAGATGCGGATGCAGCAGTTCCGCTACAGCTATGTGCCTGTCACCAACGAGCGGCTGATGGAGGCGTATTTTATCGACCAGTCGCTGGTCAGACAAATCATGGAGCGGGACAAAACAGTCATTTTCACAGACGGCAGCAGATCCATCCAGTTGAGGGCAGAGCAGCAGGCGATCACCTTCACAGACCCGGCTTACCAGCAGCGGGCGCAGGAGCTGTCTGACGAGGAAAAAGTCCAGAGTGCGGTTACGTTTATCAACAAGCATCTCGGTTGGCTGGACGATTTTCATTTTGAACGAATCAAGAAAAGCTACAATGAAAAAGATTTAATCACCTTCCGCCAGTATGTCGGGGCGTATCCTCTGGTGAGCACAAGTGAGCCGATCCAGATTGATACGATCCAGATTACATCGGAAGCGGGACAGGTTGTAACGATGAGCCGTTCCCTGCTCGATCTGGATAAATACATCGGCAACAACGAGCAGACGATCATGTCGGGGCCGGAGCTGTACAAGCTGATCCGGGACAAAAAGCTGGCCGATACGGAACAAATCACAAATGCCTACCTCGCCTATCAAACGGTCATAGGAGACGGATACGTCGATCTGGTTCCGACCTGGATCGTCGAGCTGGCGAATCAGGGGAATCTGTACATTCTCGCGCGAGTGAAGCAGGGAGGAGGAGGGGCGCATGGATTGGAGTAG
- a CDS encoding two-component system regulatory protein YycI translates to MDWSRTKTILIWAFLLLDLFLFYQVYVTRISLWNDKEVAQGEKWNMELYLNQQNIALDTEVPQETPEMAYLDAEYVGISPINLLELPGIQATVEKMSLAARLDPPIQIRGQLTPNELLRQIGPRLMYAEQYGPDSYQSNQSRLLYWQVHEKMPIFVAPLEVYLENGAILGYRQTFFHVREQKGGRQVISGYKALLSLVEKQIIQPGERIENVSLGYYGSYDADIQALAPVWRVVHDGKQHFVNAFTGALERAMVTQR, encoded by the coding sequence ATGGATTGGAGTAGAACGAAGACCATTCTGATCTGGGCCTTTCTTCTGCTCGATCTGTTTCTTTTCTATCAGGTGTACGTGACGCGCATCAGCCTCTGGAATGACAAGGAAGTGGCGCAGGGAGAAAAGTGGAATATGGAGCTGTATCTGAATCAGCAAAATATTGCCCTGGACACAGAGGTTCCGCAAGAAACTCCGGAGATGGCTTATCTCGATGCGGAATACGTCGGAATCAGTCCGATTAACTTGCTTGAGCTGCCTGGCATTCAGGCTACGGTGGAGAAAATGTCGCTTGCGGCAAGGCTGGATCCGCCGATTCAGATTCGCGGCCAACTGACGCCGAATGAGCTGCTGCGTCAGATCGGGCCAAGGCTGATGTACGCCGAGCAGTACGGGCCGGATTCGTACCAGTCGAATCAATCACGGCTGCTGTACTGGCAGGTTCACGAAAAAATGCCGATCTTCGTCGCCCCTTTGGAAGTGTATTTGGAAAACGGAGCGATTTTGGGCTATCGGCAAACGTTTTTCCACGTGCGGGAACAAAAAGGCGGGCGGCAGGTCATCTCCGGCTACAAGGCGCTGCTCTCGCTGGTCGAGAAGCAAATTATCCAGCCGGGTGAACGGATTGAGAATGTAAGCCTGGGCTATTACGGTTCATACGATGCGGATATTCAGGCGCTGGCTCCGGTATGGCGGGTCGTCCACGATGGCAAGCAGCATTTTGTCAACGCGTTCACCGGGGCTTTGGAGCGGGCGATGGTCACGCAGCGATGA
- a CDS encoding LysM peptidoglycan-binding domain-containing M23 family metallopeptidase: MQWSEWKAKLQERSERIVRDCSDLAKRAMKRTSSYIQGHKKQTVSIAAGLLVTVAAGASAQYYYTSNVTSVYHVIVNGQEIGVVNDPKVIQDWTAAKLAEEKAKKGLNLTLADYITFKEERQFKAPFDNDAAVKALASVADIKVQAVKLVIDGKVVGYLPDQQSAEEVLAEVKQKYSGVPILTGKKAAVAAASMAEMKATPIKEVTFKENVELQTETVPAAQILPAEKVEELLVKGTFKELKHTVVEGDCIGCIAKKYGITTKDIYANNPGITENTLLQLGQEINVTAIRPLVTVRVKEDVSQQEVIAFPTQINNNDKLPKGETKVVQEGKNGTKLVQYEVVKENGQVVERKVVKQEVIAQPVAKIMERGTKVIPSRGTGRLSWPASGYISSGFGSRWGRLHKGIDIAGSGSVMAADNGRVKFAGWDGDYGKAIIIDHGNGMETLYGHLSTISVKVGDVVEQGKKIGVKGSTGDSTGVHLHFEVHQNGRVQNPMRFLK, translated from the coding sequence ATGCAATGGTCTGAGTGGAAGGCCAAGCTGCAGGAACGGTCCGAACGCATCGTTCGGGATTGCAGCGATCTGGCGAAACGTGCAATGAAACGTACAAGCTCGTACATCCAGGGACATAAAAAGCAAACGGTTTCCATCGCAGCGGGATTGCTGGTGACGGTGGCCGCCGGAGCTTCGGCGCAATATTACTATACGAGCAATGTCACATCGGTCTATCACGTCATCGTAAACGGACAGGAAATCGGTGTGGTGAACGATCCTAAGGTCATTCAGGATTGGACGGCAGCAAAGCTGGCAGAAGAAAAAGCCAAAAAAGGGCTGAATCTGACGCTGGCGGATTACATCACCTTCAAGGAAGAGCGCCAGTTCAAGGCTCCTTTTGACAACGATGCCGCAGTCAAAGCGCTGGCTTCCGTGGCAGACATCAAGGTTCAGGCAGTGAAGCTGGTGATCGACGGCAAAGTGGTTGGCTACTTGCCCGATCAGCAATCGGCTGAAGAAGTGCTGGCCGAAGTGAAGCAAAAATATTCCGGCGTGCCTATTCTCACTGGCAAAAAAGCCGCAGTAGCGGCGGCGTCCATGGCGGAGATGAAGGCAACCCCGATAAAAGAAGTGACTTTCAAAGAAAACGTAGAGTTGCAGACGGAAACAGTACCTGCAGCTCAAATTTTGCCTGCCGAAAAAGTCGAAGAGCTTTTGGTCAAGGGCACCTTCAAGGAACTGAAGCACACGGTAGTTGAGGGCGATTGCATCGGCTGTATTGCCAAAAAGTACGGAATTACCACAAAAGACATTTATGCCAATAACCCTGGCATTACGGAAAACACGCTTTTGCAGCTAGGACAGGAAATCAACGTCACAGCGATTCGCCCGTTGGTTACGGTACGGGTGAAGGAAGACGTTTCGCAGCAAGAAGTCATTGCATTCCCTACCCAGATCAACAACAATGACAAGCTTCCCAAAGGGGAAACAAAAGTTGTTCAAGAAGGCAAAAACGGTACGAAGCTCGTTCAGTATGAAGTCGTGAAAGAAAATGGACAAGTTGTCGAGCGCAAGGTTGTCAAACAAGAAGTCATTGCACAGCCAGTCGCAAAAATCATGGAGCGCGGAACAAAGGTTATTCCTTCGCGTGGGACAGGCCGTCTGAGCTGGCCTGCAAGCGGATATATCAGCAGCGGATTCGGCTCTCGCTGGGGCCGACTGCACAAAGGAATCGACATTGCCGGATCAGGGTCTGTCATGGCGGCAGACAACGGCCGCGTCAAATTCGCGGGCTGGGACGGCGATTACGGAAAAGCGATCATCATCGACCATGGAAACGGGATGGAAACGCTGTATGGCCACTTGAGCACGATCAGCGTGAAGGTCGGCGATGTAGTTGAACAAGGGAAGAAAATTGGCGTAAAAGGTTCGACCGGAGACTCTACCGGTGTCCATCTCCATTTTGAGGTTCATCAAAATGGACGAGTTCAGAACCCGATGCGTTTCTTAAAATAG
- the walK gene encoding cell wall metabolism sensor histidine kinase WalK: MRRLFKTIQWKMVVIYMLLILLAMQFIGAYFAREVESYYINNFSEALNAQASLLASLLESDLRPRDGKEPSAEQNRQDIDNLINNLVKINGANVQVIDQTGTVVSTTEDKSTIGQRTSQPEVTVALLGTRSESMRIDPRTGARVKVLVLPVKGDQIVYGAVYMMASMEGTYTTIRKMNGILATGTMFALVITAGLGVVLARTITKPIKEMTKQARLVADGDFNSSVRVYSDDEIGQLGMAFNHMTLRLQEAILQQEEEREKLAGILSNMTDGVIAANRNGQIILFNRAAEEMLQVRMADVLRKKRTLADLLSLPPEEEMSLYAQEEPLFIEMRLPNQEEVILRVTFTPLQHDSGKKGGIIAVVADVTEQQRLEQQRREFVANVSHELRTPLTTIKSYVEALLDGAVDEPELSNRFLKVTMSETERMIRLVNDLLQLSRFDSQGVRLHCKEADISRLLRYAADRFSMFSEQQEVQLTVDVPNKLPPVYIDLDAINQVLDNLLSNAIKYTSQGGTVVLSAKENRSQKRVQISISDTGIGIPARDLKRIFERFYRVDKARSRGQGGTGLGLAIARELVQAHGADIEITSEWNVGTTVTFWVPFAQGGNAG; the protein is encoded by the coding sequence ATGAGGCGGCTGTTCAAAACGATCCAGTGGAAAATGGTCGTCATCTACATGCTGCTGATTCTGCTCGCCATGCAGTTCATCGGCGCTTATTTTGCCAGGGAAGTGGAGAGCTATTACATCAATAACTTTTCAGAGGCGCTCAATGCCCAGGCGAGCCTTTTGGCGAGTTTGCTGGAGAGCGATCTGCGGCCGCGCGACGGGAAGGAGCCGAGCGCGGAGCAAAACCGCCAGGACATCGACAACCTCATTAACAACCTGGTGAAAATAAACGGCGCCAATGTGCAGGTCATCGACCAGACCGGAACAGTGGTCAGCACGACAGAGGACAAGAGCACGATTGGTCAGCGCACCTCGCAGCCGGAGGTCACAGTAGCTTTGCTCGGAACGCGCAGTGAGTCGATGCGGATTGACCCGCGCACCGGAGCAAGGGTAAAGGTGCTGGTGCTGCCCGTAAAAGGCGACCAGATCGTCTATGGCGCAGTCTACATGATGGCTTCGATGGAAGGCACCTACACGACGATTCGTAAAATGAACGGGATTTTGGCGACGGGCACGATGTTTGCGCTCGTCATTACGGCGGGCCTGGGGGTCGTGCTCGCGCGAACGATTACCAAGCCGATCAAGGAAATGACCAAACAGGCAAGGCTCGTTGCCGACGGCGATTTCAACAGCAGCGTGCGGGTGTACAGCGACGACGAGATCGGCCAACTGGGAATGGCCTTTAACCACATGACGCTGCGGCTGCAGGAAGCGATTTTGCAGCAGGAGGAAGAACGGGAAAAGCTCGCGGGTATTTTGAGCAACATGACGGACGGCGTGATCGCGGCCAATCGCAACGGGCAGATTATTTTGTTCAACCGCGCAGCGGAAGAGATGCTGCAAGTGCGCATGGCAGATGTTTTGCGAAAAAAAAGGACGCTGGCCGATCTGCTCAGCCTGCCTCCCGAAGAAGAGATGTCTTTGTACGCGCAGGAGGAGCCGCTGTTTATTGAAATGCGCCTCCCGAATCAGGAAGAAGTCATTTTGCGCGTGACGTTTACGCCTTTGCAGCACGACAGCGGAAAAAAGGGCGGGATCATCGCGGTAGTCGCGGATGTAACCGAGCAGCAGCGACTGGAGCAGCAGCGCAGGGAGTTTGTCGCCAATGTCTCGCATGAGCTGCGCACTCCGCTGACGACGATCAAAAGCTACGTGGAAGCCTTGCTGGACGGTGCAGTAGATGAGCCGGAGCTGTCCAATCGCTTTTTGAAGGTGACCATGTCCGAGACAGAGCGGATGATTCGCCTGGTCAATGACTTGCTGCAGCTTAGCCGCTTCGATTCGCAGGGCGTGCGTCTGCACTGCAAGGAGGCGGACATCAGCCGGCTTTTGCGCTATGCGGCCGATCGCTTTTCCATGTTCAGCGAGCAGCAGGAGGTACAGCTTACTGTTGATGTGCCAAACAAGTTGCCGCCTGTGTACATTGATTTGGATGCGATCAACCAGGTGCTGGACAATTTGCTGTCCAATGCGATCAAATATACGTCCCAAGGCGGCACGGTCGTGCTGTCCGCCAAAGAAAACCGCAGTCAGAAGCGGGTGCAAATCTCGATTAGCGATACAGGGATCGGGATACCGGCCCGTGATTTGAAGCGAATTTTTGAACGGTTTTACCGGGTAGACAAAGCGCGCTCGCGTGGACAAGGCGGCACAGGTTTGGGACTGGCTATCGCCCGCGAACTGGTTCAGGCTCACGGCGCAGATATCGAGATTACCAGCGAATGGAACGTGGGGACGACGGTGACGTTCTGGGTCCCATTTGCCCAAGGAGGTAATGCGGGATGA
- a CDS encoding MBL fold metallo-hydrolase, with the protein MRFSVLASGSTGNAIYVATDRVSVLIDVGITGKQAEAALQTIGVNPADLSAILVTHEHVDHIKGVGVMARRYDLPIYANEKTWAELNGQIGAIKEEQKRLFAVGEKRELEDLGIESFGISHDAAEPMGFCFYHGKKKLSVATDLGYVSDRIKETIRGADAYVFESNHDVELLRMSQYPWSIKRRILSDVGHLSNEAAGDALTECLTGGAERVYLAHLSKENNMIDLARLTVKNILEEKGLTVGDDVHLRDTYPDRPTKLEEL; encoded by the coding sequence GTGAGATTTAGTGTGTTGGCAAGCGGGAGCACAGGCAATGCCATCTACGTGGCGACAGACCGTGTTTCCGTGCTGATCGATGTGGGGATTACAGGCAAGCAGGCAGAGGCGGCGCTGCAAACAATCGGCGTCAATCCTGCCGATTTGAGCGCGATCCTCGTTACCCACGAGCACGTCGACCATATCAAAGGGGTCGGCGTCATGGCGCGGCGATACGATTTGCCGATTTACGCCAATGAAAAAACGTGGGCGGAGCTGAACGGACAGATTGGCGCGATCAAGGAAGAGCAAAAGCGCCTGTTTGCCGTAGGGGAGAAGCGGGAGCTGGAGGACTTGGGCATCGAGTCGTTCGGCATCTCGCACGATGCGGCGGAACCTATGGGCTTTTGCTTTTATCACGGCAAGAAAAAGCTCAGTGTGGCAACAGACCTGGGCTATGTCAGCGACCGGATCAAGGAGACGATTCGCGGTGCGGACGCGTATGTATTCGAGTCCAATCACGATGTCGAGCTGCTGCGTATGTCGCAGTATCCGTGGAGCATTAAACGGCGCATTTTAAGCGACGTGGGCCACTTGTCGAACGAGGCGGCAGGCGACGCTTTGACCGAGTGTTTGACGGGCGGAGCAGAGCGCGTGTATTTGGCCCATTTGAGCAAGGAAAACAACATGATCGACCTGGCCCGACTGACGGTGAAAAACATTTTGGAAGAAAAGGGGCTGACCGTCGGGGATGACGTGCATTTGCGCGATACCTACCCGGACCGCCCGACCAAGCTGGAAGAGCTATAG
- a CDS encoding adenylosuccinate synthase: MSTVVVVGTQWGDEGKGKITDYLAESAEVVARYQGGNNAGHTIIFDGNKYKLHLIPSGIFYTDKTCVIGNGMVIDPKALVKELEYIHSFGFSTSNLKISDRAHVIMPYHIKLDGVEEDSRGANKIGTTRKGIGPAYMDKAARIGIRIADLLDRDEFARKLERNLAEKNMLLEKMYNTTGFDLQEVLDEYLALAEIIRPYVTDTSVVLNDAIDNGNRVLFEGAQGVLLDIDQGTYPYVTSSNPIAGGVTIGSGVGPTKINQVIGVAKAYTTRVGDGPFLTELTDATGDHIREVGFEYGTTTGRARRVGWFDSVVVRHARRVSGITGLAITKLDTLSGVETLRICTAYKYNGEIIESFPANLNLLAKCEPVYEELPGWTEDITGVRNLNDLPENARHYIERITQLTGIPMSIFSVGPDREQTVVVRGIWG; encoded by the coding sequence ATGTCAACAGTCGTTGTCGTCGGAACCCAGTGGGGCGATGAAGGTAAAGGTAAAATTACAGACTATTTGGCTGAAAGCGCAGAGGTAGTGGCACGTTACCAAGGGGGTAACAACGCCGGCCATACCATTATTTTTGATGGTAACAAATATAAGCTGCACCTGATTCCATCCGGAATTTTCTATACTGACAAGACCTGCGTAATCGGAAACGGTATGGTAATCGATCCGAAGGCATTGGTAAAAGAGCTGGAGTACATTCACAGCTTCGGTTTTTCCACTAGCAATCTGAAAATCAGCGATCGCGCGCATGTCATCATGCCGTACCACATCAAGCTGGATGGCGTGGAAGAAGACAGCCGCGGTGCAAATAAAATCGGTACGACCCGCAAAGGGATCGGCCCGGCATACATGGACAAAGCAGCTCGCATCGGCATCCGCATTGCCGATCTATTGGATCGCGATGAGTTTGCCCGCAAGCTGGAACGCAACCTGGCAGAGAAAAACATGCTGCTGGAGAAAATGTACAATACGACTGGCTTTGACCTGCAAGAAGTACTGGATGAGTACCTCGCTCTGGCAGAAATCATTCGTCCATACGTAACCGACACATCTGTTGTGCTCAACGATGCGATTGACAACGGAAACCGTGTTCTTTTTGAAGGGGCCCAAGGCGTACTGCTCGACATCGACCAAGGGACGTATCCTTATGTCACCTCCTCCAACCCGATTGCGGGTGGCGTGACTATCGGTTCCGGCGTGGGACCAACCAAAATCAATCAAGTAATCGGTGTAGCGAAGGCGTACACCACTCGCGTAGGTGACGGTCCGTTCCTGACTGAGCTGACTGACGCTACTGGCGATCACATCCGCGAGGTTGGCTTCGAGTACGGTACGACAACCGGCCGTGCCCGCCGCGTAGGCTGGTTTGACAGCGTAGTCGTTCGTCATGCCCGTCGCGTGAGCGGTATCACTGGTCTGGCTATCACCAAGCTGGATACGCTCTCTGGTGTTGAGACTCTGCGCATTTGCACAGCGTATAAATACAATGGCGAAATCATTGAATCGTTCCCGGCAAACCTCAACCTGCTGGCAAAATGCGAGCCTGTTTACGAAGAACTGCCAGGCTGGACCGAGGACATCACCGGTGTTCGCAATCTGAACGACCTGCCAGAAAACGCTCGCCACTACATCGAGCGCATCACACAACTGACAGGTATCCCAATGTCGATCTTCTCCGTAGGGCCAGATCGCGAGCAAACCGTTGTTGTGCGCGGCATCTGGGGATAA
- the rlmH gene encoding 23S rRNA (pseudouridine(1915)-N(3))-methyltransferase RlmH, protein MQISIITVGKLKEKYLREGIDEYSKRLSAYCKLQVIEVNDEKAPEEMSAAEMEQVKRKEGERILAQIKQDQYVIALAIEGQMWSSEKLSAELDRLALHGRSQVAFVIGGSLGLADTVLKRADALLSFSKMTFPHQLVRLVLLEQVYRGFRISRGEPYHK, encoded by the coding sequence GTGCAAATTTCGATTATCACCGTAGGCAAGCTGAAAGAAAAGTATTTGCGCGAGGGCATCGACGAGTACAGCAAGCGCCTGTCTGCCTACTGCAAACTGCAAGTAATCGAGGTCAACGACGAAAAAGCCCCGGAAGAAATGAGCGCGGCCGAAATGGAGCAGGTAAAGCGCAAGGAAGGCGAGCGCATCCTCGCGCAGATCAAACAGGACCAGTATGTGATCGCACTTGCGATCGAGGGGCAGATGTGGTCGTCGGAAAAGCTGTCGGCGGAGCTGGACAGGCTGGCGCTGCACGGGCGCAGCCAGGTGGCGTTCGTAATCGGCGGATCGCTCGGGCTGGCAGACACGGTGCTGAAGCGGGCGGATGCGCTGTTGTCTTTTTCGAAGATGACGTTTCCGCATCAGTTGGTGCGGTTGGTGTTGTTGGAGCAGGTTTATCGGGGGTTTCGGATTAGTCGGGGGGAACCGTATCACAAGTAG